The genomic interval GGTAAATTCGGCTCGACCAATAAAAACATTGGAGTTGACAAAGAACAGATCCGGGTTGAATTAAAAAACTTGTTGGACGATTGCCGCTATTGGATTGAAAATAAGATATTTCCTGAAGATGAGATCGCAATTCGATTTAGTCATCGTATCGTTTCTATTCATCCTTTTGTGAACGGGAACGGAAGGCATGCGCGCCTTACCGCGGACATTCTAGTGAGTCACGGATTTGGCCTGTCTTACTTCACGTGGGGAAGCGTTTCATTAACAGTAAAAGGAACGGCAAGGACCGCTTACCTCAAAGCATTACGCGATGCGGATGAAAATGATTACAAAGAGCTGATTGAATTTGCGAGAAAGTAGATTGAAAAGATTGTCTCAAACGACCAGGTTTGTTTTCGTTTTTCCACCCGCTCTCATTTCTGATCATTTATTCTCCGACAACTCCTTAAACAGCATCAATTGTTTCCGGTGCATGATAAGGTTTGCCCAAGGCAAGAAATAACGCATAAAAAACCCCAACGGCCCGCGATTGAATTTTCGTTTGATTTTGACGAGAAGCCGTGAAGAGTGGTCATCGATGGAAATGATCCGGTAGCTAAGCAAAATATCACCGAAAAGAAATTTTCCGAATGAACGAGATTTTACACGCAGCGTAAGGTCGTAAGAAGGATTGAATTGCACGACATCAAAAATATGCATCATGGTCTGTCCGAATCGCAGATCAGGCTGATCTTTCAATAAACGGCGCGGACTGGTACGGCCGAGATTATTGATCCAGTCATAACTGTACGGAGCGATTCGCATTTGAGTGAGCCATTGGAATATGACAGCCGGTTCGGCGTGAATGGTTATTCCGCGAAAATAGATTCCGTCAAATGTGTCCGCGACGGCATCGCATGGAAACGGCAGAGATTCTTCCCCAAATAACATTCCCCATGAGGTATGACTAGGCATGGGTCAAAGGCCAATCCGCATTAAGACATTCGAATATTCTTCCACGAAATACCCAAAAAACACAATCACAATAACAAAAGACTTCCCTGAATTGGTTTTCGTGTTGTTTCGTGTGTTTTGTGGAAACATTTGTATTGAACTACACGACCTTCGCATTCTCCACCATGATCTTGGACATGGTTTTTGAAAACGCAACAGGGTCTTTGAGTTTAGAGCCTTCCAGTAATAAAGCCTGATCGTAAAGTAACCTTGCGTATTCTTTCAGTATCGGATGATTTTTATCTTTTTCAAAAACGGCATTCATCGACTCGATCAGCGCGTGCGCAGGATTGATTTCCAAAATTCGCTTGCTTTGCGGCATCGCCTGCCCCATAGCCTTCATCATGCGTTCTAAATTCTGATCCATATCCCCTTCATCGGCAACGAGACAGCAGGCGGAATCTTTTAATCGTCCGGAAACACGAATGTCTTTGATGTCGTCCTTGAGTTCGTCCCGAATAAGATCAATGACTTTTTTGAATTTTTTCTCTGCATCTTTTTTGTCCGAATTATTATCCTTATCGAGTTCTACGTCGCCTTTAGTCACGGATTTGAGTTTCTTGCCTCCGTACTCCAGATCGGGCGCGATAAAATCATCGATCTCATCGAGCATCAGAAGCACGTTATAATCTTTGTCTTTAAACGCCTCCAGATACGGCGACGATTCCATCTCTGCGCGGGAAGTACCGGTCATATAAAAGATAAACTCCTGATCGGGTTTCATCA from bacterium carries:
- a CDS encoding mobile mystery protein B, whose translation is GKFGSTNKNIGVDKEQIRVELKNLLDDCRYWIENKIFPEDEIAIRFSHRIVSIHPFVNGNGRHARLTADILVSHGFGLSYFTWGSVSLTVKGTARTAYLKALRDADENDYKELIEFARK